The sequence ATGGAGGGGGAATTCCCTGATCCCTGGGGGCATTGGGCCAAAAAAACTTTAGATTTGCTCTAGCTTTCATTACACTGGAGGGGTAACCATTGGGGCAGAGGATTATGGCAGGAAAATCCGTGGTCATTGCGCCGTCGATCCTATCGGCGGATTTTAGCCGTCTGGGGGCGGAGGTGCAGGCGGTGGATGCGGCGGGGGCGGACTGGATTCATGTGGATGTGATGGATGGCCGGTTTGTCCCCAATATCACCATCGGGCCCTTGATTGTGGAAGCCCTGCGCCCGGTGACGGCCAAACCCCTGGATGTGCATTTGATGATTGTGGAGCCGGAGCGGTATGTGGCGGATTTTGCCAAAGCCGGTGCCGATATTATTTCCGTTCACGCCGAAAGTAGTGCCACGATTCACCTGCATCGCACCCTGAGTCAGATTAAAGAATTGGGCAAGCAGGCGGGGGTGGTGCTGAACCCGGCCAGTCCCCTGGATTTGATTGAATATGTTTTGGATGTGGTGGACTTGGTGCTGATTATGAGCGTGAATCCGGGGTTTGGCGGTCAGGGGTTTATTCCCCAGGTGGTGCCCAAAATCCGGCGACTGCGGCAGATGTGCGATGAACGGGGGCTGGACCCCTGGATCGAGGTGGATGGGGGTCTCAAAGCCAACAATACCTGGCAAGTCCTGGAAGCGGGTGCCAATGCGATTGTGGCGGGTTCGGCGGTGTTCAAAGCCCCGGATTACCGCATGGCGATTGAGGGGATTCGTCATTCCCGTCGCCCGGAGTTGGTACCCGCCTAAGTTACCCCATTGAATTGGGGGCTGATCCTGGGGTATAATTTGGAGCAGGGCCCCGCCGGGTGATCAACCAGCGATCAACCTGGGGGTTAGTGCCTGTTAATCAGCCGCCGGGCAAGGGTTTCGCTCCTGACTGCTATTGATTAACACGATTGAGGGGTGTCCTGGCAAATCCAGGGTAATTTTTTCATGCGGTGGTGGCGTGGAGTGATAGGCCTGCTGGTCATGGCAGGGGTGTCCGGTTGGCCTGGGTCGAGCCAGCCGCAAAGTGTGGCAACGGGGGGTTGGCATCAGGCTTCCTTTCCGGTGGAACAGTTTGTCAGCTACACCTCACCCTTTGGCCCCCGGGGGGAGGAATTTCACTACGGACTGGATATTGCCGCACCCGAGGGGAGCTACATCCGCAACTGGTGGGTGGGGCAGGTGGTGGAGGTGAGCCAGGATGGGCTATGTGGCACAACGTTGATCATTGCCTCCGGGCGGTGGCGGCACATTTACTGCCATTTGCGGGGCCGGGCGGTGGCGGTCAAAGGGGTGAATTATTTGGATGACCCCGGTAGTGGCCTGGTGATCCGGGAGGGGCAATGGGTCGCCACGGGGGCCCGGGTGGGGCGGGTGGGGATGACGGGGCGTACCACGGGGCCCCATCTGCACTGGGGACTCAAGTACGACGGGGGATGGATTGACCCGGCCACCATTCTCCGGGTGATGTATAGCCAACGGCGGGCACAGAATTCCCCCCTGCCCAAGGTAGGCCTATAGCCATCCCACTTGATTAACCAATGGGAATTACTTAGAACCAAGGACGGGGACGGCTCCCCTGCGACTCTTATTCTATTTCTATTTTCATTTAGGATTGCTATATTTATTCTATCGGTGTATTTATCCCGTAGAAATTTACTCTGGTAAAAAATCCTCATCTAAAACTTGCTCAGGAGTGAATGGGGATGCTTGGGGAAAAGTGGTAATTGCCATCTCGGTTTCCACGCTAGCCAGTTTTCTTGCCCCTTGGTAACACTCGGCAAAGGTTTCTAAAAAATATCGTTTCAAACTGGGACTGATTCTAAAGTCTCTTTTCAATCTCCGGCGATGCTCCAAAAGAGTCACCCGCCAACTATTTGAACGTTTTTCTGGTTGATATTTGTATTTTAATAAATGTACTAAAATCACTTCTAAATTACTTTCAACACTCTTTTTTTCACTCCTACCCATACATTCAATTTCTTCCACGAGGTTTTCCACATCTAGCTTTTCAAATTTTCGTGCTTTCAATAACGCCGCAGTCTCTTCCAACCACAAATAAAAATCCTGCTCGTAAAGATTAGAGATGGGAGTGTTGGTCATCGGCGGTTACTCTGGTAAAAAATCCTCATCCAAAACTTGCTCAGGAGTGAATGGAGATTCTCGGGGAAAAGTGGTAATTGCCATCTCGGTTTCCACGCTAGCCAGTTTTCTTGCCCCTTGGTAACAATAGGCAAAGGTTTCTAAAAAATAGCGTCTGAGACTGGGGCTAAATTGAAATATGTCCTGTAACCTACGCCGATGTTCTAACAGGGTGTAACGCCAACTATTTGAACGCTTTTCTGGTTGATATTTATACTTTAGTAGGTGCATTAAAATCACTTCCAAATTGCTACGCAAGGCTTGTTTCTCACGCCTCCCCATACATTCGATTTCTTCCACGAGGTTTTCCACATCTAGCTTTTCAAATTTTCGTGCTTTCAATAACGCCGCAGTCTCTTCTAACCACAGATAAAAATCCTGCTCGTAAAGATTAGAGACGGGAGTATTAGTCATGGGGATTAAATCTAAACAAGTTCTGGATACTGAATCTATCTTACCCAGGGGTATGGGATCAGGGCAACCAATATCGAACCATGATTAGGCTGGGTGGTAATAAAACGCCGAGGCGATCACCACATAGCTGGCTAAGAGCAAACTTCCTTCTAACCAATTGGAACGCCCGTCCAAACTAATCAAATTTGCTACCGTTACCGACACCGCCACCGCCACGACCTCGAATAAATTGAAATTCAAATCCATCGGTTGCCCCAAAAATTCCCCAGCAATCACCAATACGGGTGCCACGAATAAAGCCACCAGAGAACTCGAACCCATCGCCACCGATACGGACAAATCCATATTATTTTTCAATGCCACATTCACCGCCGTGACATACTCCGCCGCCCCACCCAACAAGGGCAGAACAATCACCCCGGTAAATAGGGGTGTGAGACCAATTCTATGGGTAGCGGATTCAATCACCCCCACAAAAATTTCCGACTCCACCGCAATGCCAATCGTCACCACCCCTAAAACCCCTAACCACAGCCAGAGACTGGGTTTTTCGTGCGCTTCGCCCAACTCCGCCACCCCCACATCGTAGAGATAACTATGGGTTTTGAGGGAGAAAAATAGGGTCAAAGCATAGACAATGATTAACACTAAAGCGACGATTTCCGATAGGTTTTGAATGGCACGGGGGGCAATGGTGGTTCCTTCGATGGTACTCCCTAATAAGGTGGGTAAAAAGATGGCAATTACTGCTAAGGTCATCGCCGGTGCATTCACCTGGGGGACAATGGCTTGGAAATTTTGTTCCTTGTGCTTAATTCCCCCCAAAAACATCGCTAAACCCAACACTAATAATAAATTTGCCACCACGGTGCCAGTAATGCTCGCCTTGACCACCTCTACCAATCCCGCCCGCAGAGCCACAATGGCGATAATTAACTCGGTGGCATTCCCAAAAACCGCATTCAGCAGTCCCCCCACCCCCGGCCCGGTGACCAGGGCAATTTCCTCCGTCGCCGTACTCAGCCAAATCGCCAAGGGCACAATCGCCAACCCCGCCGTCACGCAAACGACCAATTCATCCCAGTGGAGCCACTCCGCCGCCCAGGAAACGGGCAGAAAGACCAGTAAACCAAAGGCAATCACTTGCTTGAATGTCATGGGAAAAAGGGGCTTGTGCTAAAAGAATTTTCTCATGATAGCAGGTTGTGATACGGGCTAAAGCTACCAGGAAAAGGCGACGCTAAACTAGAAGCAAATCCACCCCCTGGCGTGATGGTGGCACCGGCGGAGCCTAACCTGGTCTGGCAGAAACTCAAAAGCGGTGATTTGACCCCCACCGCCGCCCTAGCCTTACTTGTGCAACCGGATGGAACGGTGAACTTACCGCTACTCAACCCGGATGTCAGCCGCCGCTTTTTTCAAAAAGTCCCCCCCAGCCCCAATCTGCCCAAGGTATTGCCCCTGTTGCTGTGGCGCAATTGTTATTACCTGGGCATTTGCGAACCCCTGACCCCGGAGCAGGTGGAATTTATCAGCAATCGCACCCGCACGGGCATTGAAACCATCCCCATTCGCCCGGAAAGTTATCGGCAATGGTATCGGCAACGGCACGCCACCCCCCCCCATCAGATTACCCTTGCGCCGCTGGTCAACCCTTGGACGGGGGAACCGGACCGAGCCGATGTGACTGAGGATGCGGAACTGTATTTGGGCAAAGCCGATAATTCTATTCACCGCATCAATGCCCTGTTGGCGGTTGCCCTCAACCACCGGGCCAGCGACATTCACCTGGAACCAAGCAGTGAAGGCTTGCGGGTGCGGTTTCGGATTGACGGGATTATGCGCCCGATTACCACCCTGCCGCCCCATTTGAGCCGTCCCACCGTAGTTGCCACCAAAGTGATGGCGGAGATGGATATTGCCGATAGCCGCCGTCCCCATGATGGTCGGATTGGCAAAAAATACCTCAAGGATGGGGGTGGGGCGCAACATTTAGACCTGCGGGTGAGTACCCTACCCTGTGTCGGCGGGGAAAAGGTGGTGATTCGGCTCCTGCCCCAGGAAAACCCCTTCACCTGTTTGGAAGATTTGGGGTTCAGCGGTTCCACCCTCGCCACCTACACCCGTTGGCTGGAACAACCCCAAGGGTTAATCATTCTCACCGGCCCGACCGGCTCTGGCAAAACCAGTACTTTGTACACCAGTTTGCAACGGATTGCTACCCCGGAAGTGAATGTGACCACGGTGGAAGACCCGGTGGAATACGTTTTGCCCCATATCACCCAGACCCAGGTACACGGGCGGGCGGGGATGACCTTTGCGGCTGGTCTGCGCTCGATTTTGCGCCAGGACCCGGACATCATCATGGTGGGGGAAATCCGGGATGGGGAAACCGCCGAAACTGTGGTGCGAGCGGCTTTGACCGGGCATTTGGTGCTGACGACCATGCACACCATTGATGCGGCGACGGCGATTCCCCGCCTGCGGGATTTGGGACCTGACCCCGGACTGATCAGCGATGCCCTGCTGGGGGTGGTGGGGCAACGGTTGGTTCGCAAAATCTGCCCCCACTGTGCGGTTCCCTACACTCCGACTGTGCAGGAGTTGACCTGGTTGGGACTCACCCCGGAACATCCCTGGGCGCACAACTGGCGGATGGGCAAGGGCTGTGACCAATGTCTGGGCACTGGGTATCTGGGGCGGTTGGCGGTGGTGGAAGTGCTGAATGCGGACGACCGGATTCGCCAACTGGTCTATGGGGGCACCATTGGGGAATTGCGCCGCTATCTCACCGAGATTGATTTTGATTCCTTTCGCAAGGATGGCATTCGCAAAATTAGCCAAGGGTTAACCACCTTGCCGGAATTGCGCCGAGTCCTCCCCTACAGCATTCACCAGTGCGGCGAAATTTAATTAACTATTCTTGGGTGACAGGTTTCACGCCCCGATTGCTCAGGACTTCCTGAAGTTCCGCCTCTTTATCCTTGGTCAGGGACGTGCGTAACACCTTACCACCGTAGGGGGCAATTTCCTCCAACACCTTATCCGGCGTGAATTTCCGCACCAGGACAAACAGGGCTGACGTGCCGGGGCGCATGGTTTCCGCCAACTCCCGCATAAAATCATCATCCACCCCAATATCGGTCAAGGCACCGCTAATCGCTCCCGTAGTCGCCCCAATCGCCAACCCCGCCAAGGGCATGAAGAACAACGTACCAATGAGCAAACCCCAAAAACCGCCGCTCACTGCGCCCATAGCCGTCAAATTCACCGCCTGTTTGAGTTGCACCTTGCCTTCCGTATCCTTGACCACCACGGCGGCATCCCCCAGTTCAATCAAATGTTCCTTTTGCAATTTCGCCAGGGTCAAACGCACTTCCTCAGCTTTGAACATATCATCGTAGGCAATGGCAATTAGTTCACTCATGGCTAACCTCCAAGACGTACCCCCACCCTATCACATCTGCACCCAGCTACCCGTTTAAGTTCAGATTAAGTAAACACGACGGTTTTGTTGTGGTACACCAGCACCCGGCGTTCCAGATGCCAACGCACCGCCTGCGCCAATACCCGCCGTTCCACATCCCGCCCTTGGCGAACCAAATCCGCCACCGTGTCCCGATGACTGACCCGCACCACATCCTGTTCGATAATTGGTCCGGCATCCAGTTCTGGGGTGACGTAGTGGGCGGTGGCACCGATAATTTTCACCCCCCGTTGGTGCGCCCGTTGGTAGGGATTGGCACCAGGAAAAGCGGGTAAAAAAGAATGGTGAATGTTAATCACTGGCGGGCATTGATCAATAAAATCTTGACTCAAAATTTGCATATATTTTGCCAGAATAATTAACTCAATATTATAGGCTTTAATCAGGGTTAATTGCTCCATTTCTGCCTGGAATTTATCTTCTATTTTGATGCAATAAAAAGGGATATGAAATTGCTCCGCAATGGGGGCACATTCCCAGTGATTGCTAATAATGAGCGTAATTTCTCCCGGTAATTCTCCCGCCCGGTATCGCCAGAGTAAATCCCACAGGCAATGGCTTTGTTTGCCCACAAAAACTGCGACCTTGGGGCGTTCATCCCGGGTGTGGTAGAACCACTGGGCATGGATGGTTTGGGCAAGCGGGGCAAATTCTGCACGGGTCGCCGCTGGAGAGAGTTCAAACCCTGTCAATTCCCATTCCAACCGGCTGAGAAATAACCCCTCATCCAAGTGATGATCCGCATGGACAATATTGCCGCCCCACTGGTGGACAAACTGGCTGATTTTAGCAACCAACCCCCGTTGATCCGGGCAACACACCTGTAAAATTCCGTGCATAGGGACACCTCTATGTTTGGGTACTCGCAGAAAATTATCCCATTTCATTAGCGAACTAAGATTCTGAAAACCAGATAGGGGGGCGGTGCCCCTGCGACCTCTATGCTCTTCTCATTTAGGATGGTTATATCTATAAACATAAACAGAAATTCCCTAGAATTAAATAGGGGGGTAATGCCTCTGCGACCACTGTGCGGTTCACCATACCAGCCAGGTTCCTCCCGAGCGTGGTAAATTATTAAAACCCATAAAATTACACCCAACGGGTTCATCTAACCCCTGCCCCATGTTTGAAGCCCTCTCTGAACAACTCGAAGCCGCTTGGAAAAAACTCCGAGGTCAGGACAAACTCACCCCTAGTAACATCCAAGAAGCCCTGAAGGTTGTCCGCCGTGCCCTGATTGATGCGGATGTGAATGTGCAGGTGGTGCGGGAATTTATCCAGGGGGTGGAAGCCAGGGCGGTGGGCAAGGAAGTCATCGCCGGAGTGCGCCCGGATCAACAATTTATTAAAGTCGTTTACGACGAACTCGTGCAGGTGATGGGCACGGAACAGGCTCCCCTGATTGCCGCCCCCGCACCTCCCAGCATTATTCTCATGGCGGGTTTGCAAGGGACAGGGAAAACCACCGCCGCCGCTAAACTGGCTTTGTACTTAAAAAAACAGGACAAGAAACCGTTGCTGGTGGCGACTGATATTTACCGTCCGGCGGCCATTGACCAACTGCAAACCCTGGGGCGGCAGATTCAGGTGCCTGTGTTTGCCCTGGGGACGGACGTAAACCCGGTGAGCATTGCTGAGCAAGGGGTCGCCCATGCCCGCAGTGAGGGCTACGACTGGGTGATCGTGGATACGGCGGGGCGGTTGCAAATTGACCAGGACATGATGGCGGAACTCGCCCAGATCAAAGCGGCCATTCAACCCCAGGAAGTCCTGCTGGTGGTGGATGCCATGACCGGTCAGGAGGCGGCCAACCTCACCCGCACCTTCCATGAGCAAATTGGCATTACCGGGGCGATTTTGACCAAATTGGATGGGGATTCCCGGGGTGGGGCGGCGCTGTCCGTGCGGCATATTTCTGGTCAGCCGATCAAATTCATGGGCACTGGCGAGAAGGTGGAAGCCCTGCAACCTTTTTATCCTGAGCGGATGGCCTCCCGGATTTTGGGGATGGGAGATGTGCTGAC comes from Synechococcus sp. C9 and encodes:
- the ffh gene encoding signal recognition particle protein, with amino-acid sequence MFEALSEQLEAAWKKLRGQDKLTPSNIQEALKVVRRALIDADVNVQVVREFIQGVEARAVGKEVIAGVRPDQQFIKVVYDELVQVMGTEQAPLIAAPAPPSIILMAGLQGTGKTTAAAKLALYLKKQDKKPLLVATDIYRPAAIDQLQTLGRQIQVPVFALGTDVNPVSIAEQGVAHARSEGYDWVIVDTAGRLQIDQDMMAELAQIKAAIQPQEVLLVVDAMTGQEAANLTRTFHEQIGITGAILTKLDGDSRGGAALSVRHISGQPIKFMGTGEKVEALQPFYPERMASRILGMGDVLTLVEKAQEAVDLADAERMQEKILRAQFDFTDFVQQLRLLKNMGSLGGFLKLIPGMNQIKPEQIQQAEKQLKRAEAMINSMTPLERQQPDILASSPSRRRRIARGSGHTEAEVQKLVQDFQQMRTMMQRMSMGGMPNLAAAGMGSGRSARRKQQPKKRKGFGQL
- a CDS encoding M23 family metallopeptidase; this encodes MRWWRGVIGLLVMAGVSGWPGSSQPQSVATGGWHQASFPVEQFVSYTSPFGPRGEEFHYGLDIAAPEGSYIRNWWVGQVVEVSQDGLCGTTLIIASGRWRHIYCHLRGRAVAVKGVNYLDDPGSGLVIREGQWVATGARVGRVGMTGRTTGPHLHWGLKYDGGWIDPATILRVMYSQRRAQNSPLPKVGL
- the purU gene encoding formyltetrahydrofolate deformylase; its protein translation is MHGILQVCCPDQRGLVAKISQFVHQWGGNIVHADHHLDEGLFLSRLEWELTGFELSPAATRAEFAPLAQTIHAQWFYHTRDERPKVAVFVGKQSHCLWDLLWRYRAGELPGEITLIISNHWECAPIAEQFHIPFYCIKIEDKFQAEMEQLTLIKAYNIELIILAKYMQILSQDFIDQCPPVINIHHSFLPAFPGANPYQRAHQRGVKIIGATAHYVTPELDAGPIIEQDVVRVSHRDTVADLVRQGRDVERRVLAQAVRWHLERRVLVYHNKTVVFT
- the rpe gene encoding ribulose-phosphate 3-epimerase, which codes for MAGKSVVIAPSILSADFSRLGAEVQAVDAAGADWIHVDVMDGRFVPNITIGPLIVEALRPVTAKPLDVHLMIVEPERYVADFAKAGADIISVHAESSATIHLHRTLSQIKELGKQAGVVLNPASPLDLIEYVLDVVDLVLIMSVNPGFGGQGFIPQVVPKIRRLRQMCDERGLDPWIEVDGGLKANNTWQVLEAGANAIVAGSAVFKAPDYRMAIEGIRHSRRPELVPA
- a CDS encoding DUF29 domain-containing protein, which translates into the protein MTNTPISNLYEQDFYLWLEETAALLKARKFEKLDVENLVEEIECMGRSEKKSVESNLEVILVHLLKYKYQPEKRSNSWRVTLLEHRRRLKRDFRISPSLKRYFLETFAECYQGARKLASVETEMAITTFPQASPFTPEQVLDEDFLPE
- a CDS encoding GspE/PulE family protein — translated: MVAPAEPNLVWQKLKSGDLTPTAALALLVQPDGTVNLPLLNPDVSRRFFQKVPPSPNLPKVLPLLLWRNCYYLGICEPLTPEQVEFISNRTRTGIETIPIRPESYRQWYRQRHATPPHQITLAPLVNPWTGEPDRADVTEDAELYLGKADNSIHRINALLAVALNHRASDIHLEPSSEGLRVRFRIDGIMRPITTLPPHLSRPTVVATKVMAEMDIADSRRPHDGRIGKKYLKDGGGAQHLDLRVSTLPCVGGEKVVIRLLPQENPFTCLEDLGFSGSTLATYTRWLEQPQGLIILTGPTGSGKTSTLYTSLQRIATPEVNVTTVEDPVEYVLPHITQTQVHGRAGMTFAAGLRSILRQDPDIIMVGEIRDGETAETVVRAALTGHLVLTTMHTIDAATAIPRLRDLGPDPGLISDALLGVVGQRLVRKICPHCAVPYTPTVQELTWLGLTPEHPWAHNWRMGKGCDQCLGTGYLGRLAVVEVLNADDRIRQLVYGGTIGELRRYLTEIDFDSFRKDGIRKISQGLTTLPELRRVLPYSIHQCGEI
- a CDS encoding DUF1269 domain-containing protein yields the protein MSELIAIAYDDMFKAEEVRLTLAKLQKEHLIELGDAAVVVKDTEGKVQLKQAVNLTAMGAVSGGFWGLLIGTLFFMPLAGLAIGATTGAISGALTDIGVDDDFMRELAETMRPGTSALFVLVRKFTPDKVLEEIAPYGGKVLRTSLTKDKEAELQEVLSNRGVKPVTQE
- a CDS encoding DUF29 domain-containing protein — encoded protein: MTNTPVSNLYEQDFYLWLEETAALLKARKFEKLDVENLVEEIECMGRREKQALRSNLEVILMHLLKYKYQPEKRSNSWRYTLLEHRRRLQDIFQFSPSLRRYFLETFAYCYQGARKLASVETEMAITTFPRESPFTPEQVLDEDFLPE
- the cax gene encoding calcium/proton exchanger, with product MTFKQVIAFGLLVFLPVSWAAEWLHWDELVVCVTAGLAIVPLAIWLSTATEEIALVTGPGVGGLLNAVFGNATELIIAIVALRAGLVEVVKASITGTVVANLLLVLGLAMFLGGIKHKEQNFQAIVPQVNAPAMTLAVIAIFLPTLLGSTIEGTTIAPRAIQNLSEIVALVLIIVYALTLFFSLKTHSYLYDVGVAELGEAHEKPSLWLWLGVLGVVTIGIAVESEIFVGVIESATHRIGLTPLFTGVIVLPLLGGAAEYVTAVNVALKNNMDLSVSVAMGSSSLVALFVAPVLVIAGEFLGQPMDLNFNLFEVVAVAVSVTVANLISLDGRSNWLEGSLLLASYVVIASAFYYHPA